The stretch of DNA GGGTAGTCGGTGCTGAAAAGTAACTCGATTCTGGGCGGGATTGGGGAAAAATTGGGTGGGGTAATTTGTAGTGACTTCGTAATGGATAGAAGTAGTGATAATACTGTCGCAATTGGCGGGCTGACAGGTGTTGCCGAGGCTGTCGGTTTTGAGTACCCAACCGTCTTGAGTGCCGCTTTCTACGCCTAATGTAAATCCACAGATTACAAATCCATTGTCTTCTGTCACTTCAAAATCCCAAAATTGATGGGTACTGATGCTATTGCTATACACCTTTGTCCACAAACTGTCTCCTTCTGCAGTTAGCTTCACCAAAATACCCGAAAAACGCTCCAACTCATTGTAGTTTCGAGAATTTCCAATCACTGCCAAACTCTTATCCTCTAATTCTCGCACTTCCCAAAAAGCGTCGTCCAATCGAGTTCCATAGTATTCAGAAACCCCTGTATAGGTTTTCTCCCACAACAGATTTCCTTCCTTGTCTATCTTCAAAATATAGCCTCGTGAACCTTCATCTTGATTAGGTGCTTGATATTGATAGCCCACCAACACATAACCATCCTCCACCTCCAATATATCCTTACATTCTTCAAAAAACCAACTGCCATATTTTTTATCCCACAGCATATTGCCCAAACTGTCTATTTTAAACAGCCATACATCTCGATTGCTGTTTTGTATAGAAGTCCATCCCATCACTAAATAACCTCCATCGGCTGTTTGAATAATTTCTATTCCTTCATCACTGCTATTTAAACCACCATAATCATCTTGCCATTCCATATTGCCCAAGCTATCGGTTTTGATAATGTAAGCTTGTCCTAACTCATTGGGAAAATTAGTAGAAAAGCCTGTCATAATAAATCCTCCATCCTTAGTGGGAGTTAGTTTTCTCGCTCCTTCATTCTCTGGTCCAGTATCGTATCTTTTTGTATATAGTGTGTCCCCTGTATTGTTGAACCTTATCATCAAATATTTTTCTATGTTAGTTTGTACATCCATCTCTGTTAAAAAAGCACAATATTCCTTTTCCATTTTTGCCAAGTAACCATCCTGATAGTGATGTTGATTTTTTCCATATTCTTTTTGCCACAGGACATCTCCATCCTTTCCTAACTGTACAAAAATATATTTTCGTCCTGAAAAATTGGAAGCAGTAGATACTCTAAATATGACAAAGCCTTCCTTATTTGGATAAATCGACAAATCAAATTCTAGCCTATTCATCCAATCGTGGTTTTTATTGAAAAAATAATTTTGTGCGTAAACTGAAAAATAAAGTAAGAAGAAAAAAGAAAAGTATATTTTTTTCACTGCAATTATATTTAATGGAAAAATCCTTCAGAATCAAAGCTGTGATTTTGAAGGATTTTTCTGAATTAATTAAAAAAACTCAATCCATCACTACAATTTTCTTACTGAGTATTCCAGTAGCACTGTGTAATTGTAAAATATAAGTTCCAACAGATAAATTAAGAGGGACTTGCTGCTTATTCTGTTGTATATCATGCACTTCAATCAAAAGTCCAGTAATATCGTAAATCAACAACTTAGCTGTTGCAGTATTTGATTCAATAACAACAAAATCTTTAGAAGGATTTGGGTAAACAGAGAAATCTTGTTCTGTATTTTCTAAGGCTCTCTTATTGCCTTGCATGCTTTCCTTGTGCGGTATTCTATCAACTGTAGTTTGATTCAACATCGCCAATAGACTTTCTGCATACACACTTCCATAAGTATTTGCTTGTGCAATATTCTCTGCTGTCTGTAGTTCTAAGGCAGTTAACTCTGTGTATTTTCGACCACTTACTTGTACATCAATCAACAACTGATAAAATTGAATATAAGAGGCATCATATACACCCCCTCCATGCAAAGCATTGAGTTTGTTTTGAGCCTCCAACAACAAGCCTTTGTTTAGGTATTTTTTCATCAATATGGAATTGCTATGATGGGTATTCATCGCTTCTAAGAAAACAATGGCATCGGATTCCTGTTCTGCTTCTTCGTAAATTTTATATACTGCCGTAGTCAACAAGGTCTTTTCAGTTTCATCGTAATTGCCATTGTTCAATTCAGCAGCGATTCCCGTAGGAGAATTGGAATTGACCATGGCTTTCCCTATTCCTCCACTACCACTATTTCCAGCAGGACACATGACTTCATGAGCTAATTGGTTATCTGGTTGGCATTCAAAAATACCAATACCATTAGTAGAAGAACAATCGGGATAAGATTCAGAACCAGGCAGTCCATTCGCCCAATATTCAAAACCTGCGTCTAAAAAACCTACTCTTATATTTGCCTCTGAATTTCCACAGTTGTTTTGGAATAAGTTTCCTGCGGGTAGCGGGTCGCCTGTTTGTGGGTCGCTTCCACAACCCGAACCTTGGTCGTCTAAGCGATTCTCAAAATTAGGATTGTCATTAGGAGATATGGGATTAATCAGCCATTC from Chitinophagales bacterium encodes:
- a CDS encoding T9SS type A sorting domain-containing protein, translating into MKLPFIEDRGTGILAYDSEFEVSKKHPPFDIPVPMNLQSAFEGLYKGIETYSFSKRNINVRETHFENTLQCITTNGNMGDIIQKNDFTFNIPPFFEEGLRPEDTPPPSIYDAWAVYSIGSNDYEINENTIDFIGFSVPAQSGGGGIGDGGGGVEPPFFKPNYYGIIVNNTAGGGMVNENEFNVASNFNSEFVENLTGTQTEENNKSVEMGCNIYHNFESEQEWLINPISPNDNPNFENRLDDQGSGCGSDPQTGDPLPAGNLFQNNCGNSEANIRVGFLDAGFEYWANGLPGSESYPDCSSTNGIGIFECQPDNQLAHEVMCPAGNSGSGGIGKAMVNSNSPTGIAAELNNGNYDETEKTLLTTAVYKIYEEAEQESDAIVFLEAMNTHHSNSILMKKYLNKGLLLEAQNKLNALHGGGVYDASYIQFYQLLIDVQVSGRKYTELTALELQTAENIAQANTYGSVYAESLLAMLNQTTVDRIPHKESMQGNKRALENTEQDFSVYPNPSKDFVVIESNTATAKLLIYDITGLLIEVHDIQQNKQQVPLNLSVGTYILQLHSATGILSKKIVVMD
- a CDS encoding T9SS type A sorting domain-containing protein gives rise to the protein MNRLEFDLSIYPNKEGFVIFRVSTASNFSGRKYIFVQLGKDGDVLWQKEYGKNQHHYQDGYLAKMEKEYCAFLTEMDVQTNIEKYLMIRFNNTGDTLYTKRYDTGPENEGARKLTPTKDGGFIMTGFSTNFPNELGQAYIIKTDSLGNMEWQDDYGGLNSSDEGIEIIQTADGGYLVMGWTSIQNSNRDVWLFKIDSLGNMLWDKKYGSWFFEECKDILEVEDGYVLVGYQYQAPNQDEGSRGYILKIDKEGNLLWEKTYTGVSEYYGTRLDDAFWEVRELEDKSLAVIGNSRNYNELERFSGILVKLTAEGDSLWTKVYSNSISTHQFWDFEVTEDNGFVICGFTLGVESGTQDGWVLKTDSLGNTCQPANCDSIITTSIHYEVTTNYPTQFFPNPAQNRVTFQHRLPKGKEAVLEVYDLEGREMGNWRLDSREEELELDLKDWESGLYLYRVRIEGREVSSGKLVVE